One genomic window of Carassius auratus strain Wakin chromosome 14, ASM336829v1, whole genome shotgun sequence includes the following:
- the LOC113113711 gene encoding homeobox protein HMX3, producing the protein MPETTQDTCPSAKDSPFFIKNLLNSDSKPPKPKPILASTKAGLDGSFSFSQVGELNFPRFEFPTQRFALPAYLERASAWWYPYTLSASAHLHRAEAAQKARVSSPITGNDRDSPELVLKSDPDAKDDEDDIKSGDEIVLEESDTEEGKKEGGVDDWKKGDDGADKKPCRKKKTRTVFSRSQVFQLESTFDMKRYLSSSERAGLAASLHLTETQVKIWFQNRRNKWKRQLAAELEAANLSHAAAQRIVRVPILYHENSVSESSNTAGNVPVSQPLLTFPHPVYYSHPIVTSVPLLRPV; encoded by the exons ATGCCCGAAACAACCCAGGATACATGTCCTTCGGCGAAAGACTCtccatttttcattaaaaatcttCTAAATTCTGACAGTAAGCCGCCAAAGCCTAAGCCTATTTTGGCATCAACTAAAGCAGGACTTGATGGCAGCTTCTCGTTCTCTCAGGTTGGGGAATTAAACTTTCCTCGCTTTGAGTTTCCGACCCAGCGCTTTGCGTTACCGGCTTATCTTGAGCGTGCCTCGGCGTGGTGGTACCCGTACACACTCAGTGCATCTGCGCATCTCCACAGAGCGGAAG CAGCACAAAAAGCGAGGGTCTCCTCACCGATCACAGGCAATGACCGAGATTCACCCGAGCTCGTGCTCAAATCAGACCCGGATGCCAAGGACGATGAAGACGACATCAAAAGTGGAGACGAGATTGTCCTCGAGGAGAGCGACACTGAAGAGGGTAAAAAAGAAGGCGGCGTGGACGACTGGAAGAAGGGAGACGACGGCGCGGACAAGAAACCTTGCCGGAAGAAGAAAACTCGCACGGTGTTCTCGCGGAGTCAGGTGTTCCAGCTGGAGTCCACCTTCGACATGAAACGCTACCTCAGCAGCTCAGAGCGCGCGGGCCTTGCTGCCTCGCTTCACCTCACAGAGACCCAAGTCAAAATCTGGTTTCAAAACCGCAGAAACAAATGGAAACGTCAGCTGGCAGCAGAGCTAGAGGCCGCCAACCTAAGCCACGCAGCGGCGCAAAGGATTGTGAGAGTACCCATCCTGTATCACGAGAACTCGGTATCTGAGAGCTCCAACACAGCGGGCAACGTGCCCGTAAGCCAACCGCTGCTGACCTTCCCTCATCCGGTTTACTACTCGCATCCCATCGTCACCTCTGTGCCCCTCCTCAGACCGGTTTGA
- the LOC113114472 gene encoding homeobox protein HMX2-like, with the protein MNNSEDSGSKCSPAPISSFTIQSILGTSNEGVRSAGKDSPKSQPRKRTLSVSSEDDCSAGEDSGDCYCSEPGVPESCNQHQPLNFCLSATKGLLPVQNGIERRPHLTPSILPDYKEEQERACGQMSPVSEERQRDGQDKQSSSAKKKTRTVFSRSQVYQLESTFDMKRYLSSSERACLASSLQLTETQVKTWFQNRRNKWKRQLSAELEAANMAHASAQTLVGMPLVFRENSLLRVPVPRSIAFPTPLYYPGSNLPALPLYNLYNKIEY; encoded by the exons ATGAATAATTCGGAGGACAGCGGAAGCAAGTGCTCGCCTGCCCCCATTTCAAGCTTCACGATCCAGTCTATTCTGGGCACCTCCAACGAGGGAGTCCGGTCGGCTGGAAAGGACAGCCCCAAATCGCAGCCGAGGAAGCGGACGCTGTCCGTGTCATCGGAGGACGACTGCAGCGCCGGAGAGGACTCGGGCGACTGCTACTGCTCTGAGCCCGGTGTACCAGAGTCCTGCAACCAGCACCAGCCTCTGAACTTCTGCCTCA GTGCCACAAAGGGACTTCTGCCTGTGCAGAATGGGATCGAACGCCGGCCGCATTTGACACCATCCATACTACCGGATTACAAAGAGGAGCAGGAGCGAGCGTGTGGCCAAATGTCTCCCGTTTCTGAAGAGAGACAACGTGATGGCCAGGACAAACAGAGCAGCTCCGCCAAGAAGAAAACACGCACCGTCTTCTCTCGGAGTCAGGTTTATCAGCTCGAGTCCACGTTCGATATGAAACGCTATTTGAGCAGCTCCGAGAGAGCTTGTCTCGCTTCCAGCTTGCAGTTAACGGAGACACAAGTGAAAACGTGGTTTCAGAACCGGCGGAACAAATGGAAACGGCAGCTCTCTGCGGAACTGGAAGCTGCGAATATGGCGCACGCATCGGCGCAGACTTTGGTTGGGATGCCCCTCGTTTTCAGAGAAAATTCGTTGCTCCGAGTGCCGGTTCCAAGGTCCATTGCTTTTCCTACCCCACTGTATTACCCTGGAAGTAATTTACCAGCTTTACCGTTATACAATCTTTACAATAAGATTGAATATTAA